The Polyangium mundeleinium genome contains the following window.
CTGTTCTCGCTGGACGGGCGCGGCGAGACAGCCTTCGGCGTGACAGTCGCCTGGCAAAAACCAGTAGGGCGAACGCAAGGCCTGCTCGCACACGCGCACACGCCGCGCTTCGAGGAGGAGAGCGGCAGCGAAGGAACGTGGGTGACGCTGGAGAGCCCCGTTTGTCCCAAGAATCGTCTCACGCCAGAGGAGGCGCTGCGCCGAAGCCGCTCGCTCGACGTGGGCGCGCTCTGCGAACGAGCCGAGCATTACACGATCGTGGCGCGGTATCCGCTGCGAGCGCTGGATCGAGCCCGCTTCGTGACCATCGCAATGGCCATCGCCGAGCAGGCCGATCGGCTGGAAGCGATGCTCACGGGCGGGAAGGACGAGTTGTAGAGCCAAGCGCGGACAGCTCGATGGGCAACGCCCCGTCGCATGACGTCGTGTCCTGAGGCGGTGGCCTCATCTTCCAAACGGCACGCCCTCGTACCTCCGGAGACTCGGCCGCACTGCCCAGAGGCACGGCCTCGTTCCTCCGAGGCACGCCCTCGTACCTCCGGAGACTCGGCCGCACTGCCCAGAGACACGTCCTCGTCCCTCCAAGGCACGCCCTCGTACCTCCGGAGACTCGGCCGCACTGCCCAGAGACACGTCCTCGTCCCTCCAAGGCACGCCCTCGTACCTCCGGAGACTCGGCCGCACTGCCCAGAGACACGCCCTCGTCCCTCCGAGGCACGCCCTCGTACCTCGGAGACTCGGCCGCACTGCCCAGAGACACGTCCTCGTCCCTCCAAGGCACGACCTCGTACCTCCGGAGACTCGGCCGCACGCCCCAGAGACACGTCCTCGTCCCTCCGAGGCACGACGTCGTACCTCCGGAGACTCGACGTCGTCTCTTCCGACCGTGCGCCCATCTCTCGCACACACGTCCCCGTCGCCTTTTTGCTCGGCCTCCAAGCTGGAAGACACGGCCTCATCGATGAACAGCGCATCGCGCAGTTCATCGAACCGACGCCAGCTTGAAACCCAGCTCCATGGTCTTGCCACCGGCCCGTTGGAAGAACTGCGCATCGCGCAGTTCTTCCATCCCCGGTCCAGGCCGTGCCTGGTTCGGGTCGAGGGGCGAACAGCCCCCGCGGGGTCCGGGGCAGCGCCCCGGCGCGACGGCCTACGCGTGAGACGCCTCAGCCCATCGACTCGAGCACGAGCGCGATGCCCTGCCCGCCGCCGATGCACATCGTCACGATGCCGTAGCGCTTCTTCGTCCGGCGGAGCGCGTAGGCACACGTGAGCGTCAGGATCGCGCCTGTTGCGCCGAGTGGGTGGCCGAGTGCGATTGCGTTGCCCATCGGGTTTACGCGCTCCGGGTCGATGCCCATTTTCTCGAAATCGCGGACGCAGGCGAGCGCTTGGGGGGCGAATGCTTCGTTGATTTCGACGATGTCCACGTCCTTGCCCGTGATGCCTGCCTTCGCGAGCGCTTTTTTCACGGCGGGGACGGGGCCCCAGCCCATGATTTGCGGGTCGCATGCGGCCACGCCCATGCCTGCGATGCGCGCGAGCGGGCGCGCGTCGTGACGCTCGGCGTCTGACTCCTTGCCGATGAGCATCGCCGCTGCGCCGTCGACGACTGCGCTCGCGTTGCCCGCCGTGATGATGCCGCCTGCCTCGAATGCAGGCGGCAGACGCCCCATCTTCGCGGGGCTCGGATCTTCGAGGATGTGCGTGTCGTATTTCAGGATCGTGGGATCCCCGCCGTCGTCTGCGGGGAGCGCGACCGGCTCGATCTCCTCGTCGAAATGGCCTGCGTCGCGGGCGGCTTTCGCGTTTTTATGGGAGCGATAGGCGAAGGCGTCGGCCTCCTCGCGCTGGATGCCGTAACGACGGCCGAGCTCCTCGGCCGTGTTTGCCATGGCCAGCTTCGCGCTCGGGTCGTAGAGGCTCATGAGGAGCATGTCCTGCAGGTGCGTGCCTGCGGGCAGACCCTTCGCCTCGATGGGGCCGTATTTCTGCGTCGCCGCGCCGACCTTCTTGCCGCGGTAATCGTAGAGGCAGAAGGGGTATTGCATGCTCTCGGCGCCGCCGACGACGGTGAACGGGCGCTCCTCGTCGTTGCGCAGGCCTGCGAGGAGGATCTCCGCGCCGACGCAGATCGCCTCGGCGCCGCTGCCGCAGATACGCGCCACGGTGAGGGCCGGGACGTCCTTGCCGAGGCCGCCGCGCCAGCGCATGCCTTGCGCGCCGTAAATTGAGTCCCGGTGGCTGTGCTGGGCCATGCCCATCACCACGTGGCCCACGAGGCTGGGGTCGATCTTCGTGTGCCCGAGCGTCGCCTTGATGGCCATGCCGCCGAGCTGGGTCGTGGAGAAACGCGAGAAGAGGCCCGGGGCCTTGTTGTCCACGAGGATGTCGGCGCGCGGGGTGCGACGCCCGCCGTCGAGGATGACGATGCTGGTCTCCTTGCTCATCGAACGCTCCGATCTCATTCGTGGAGGAACGCCGCCGGTACACGCGGGCCGTTCTGGATGAAGTTCTTCATGCCGATGTCGAGGTCGACCGTCTCCTTGCATTGCCCGAAGCCCTTCGCTTCGAGCGCGAGGCCCTCGGCGAGCGGCAAGGCATTGCCGCGGCGGACGACGGAGACCAGAATCGCGTCGATGGCCCGCGAATGGTGGCCGAGGTCCGTGGCGGGGAGCTTGTCGGGGACCGCGATCGGGGCCGCATCGACGGGCGCGAGCTTGATCTCGCCCGCGAGGTGCTTCTGCACGAGGGCCTTCGCCTCGCCGAGGAAATCCTTCACGGGTGCGAGCGTCGCCCAGCCCCAGGCGTGTGCTTCCTTCGCGCCGACCGTGCGGCCCGTGCGGAGGAGGTCGAGCGCGCGCTCGAAGCCGATGAGCCGCGGCAATCGTTGCGTGCCGCCATAACCGGGGATGATGCCGAGGTTCACCTCGGGCTGGCCGAGGACGAGCTCCGGGCCGA
Protein-coding sequences here:
- a CDS encoding thiolase family protein, whose product is MSKETSIVILDGGRRTPRADILVDNKAPGLFSRFSTTQLGGMAIKATLGHTKIDPSLVGHVVMGMAQHSHRDSIYGAQGMRWRGGLGKDVPALTVARICGSGAEAICVGAEILLAGLRNDEERPFTVVGGAESMQYPFCLYDYRGKKVGAATQKYGPIEAKGLPAGTHLQDMLLMSLYDPSAKLAMANTAEELGRRYGIQREEADAFAYRSHKNAKAARDAGHFDEEIEPVALPADDGGDPTILKYDTHILEDPSPAKMGRLPPAFEAGGIITAGNASAVVDGAAAMLIGKESDAERHDARPLARIAGMGVAACDPQIMGWGPVPAVKKALAKAGITGKDVDIVEINEAFAPQALACVRDFEKMGIDPERVNPMGNAIALGHPLGATGAILTLTCAYALRRTKKRYGIVTMCIGGGQGIALVLESMG